A genome region from Salvelinus alpinus chromosome 26, SLU_Salpinus.1, whole genome shotgun sequence includes the following:
- the gdf6b gene encoding growth/differentiation factor 6-B: MDFYQITTFYAVLTCVWDLPCFQSFTIFLPSASKSSKVTKVFDGREAKYFKDIYSSSNERYYKGGLKDPVEPHDYMLSIYKTFSTAEKLGLNASFFRSSKAANTIASFVDIGQDDLPLSPLRRQQYLFDVSTLSDRAEVLGAELRIYTKVSGNFRMSEMEPVDIQLLSCRSQQLLDSRTLDLQESHRPRWEVLDVWEIFKDRDHLTHGRQFCLEVKAMLDNPERELDLHHLGFHRNGRSQQKKAILVVFTRSKKRQTLFSERREGRTLIGPGEKGKERGPRSNSKASRRRRTAILKNRHGKRHGKKSKSRCSKRPLHVNFRELGWDDWIIAPLDYEAYHCEGVCDFPLRSHLEPTNHAIIQTLMNSMNPSNMPPSCCAPSKLSPISILYIDSGNNVVYKQYEDMVVESCGCR, from the exons ATGGATTTCTATCAAATAACCACATTTTACGCGGTCCTCACATGTGTATGGGATTTACCATGTTTTCAATCATTTACTATTTTCCTTCCGTCTGCCTCAAAGAGCAGCAAGGTCACGAAAGTATTTGATGGACGAGAGGCAAAATATTTCAAAGATATCTACTCATCATCAAATGAGCGGTATTACAAGGGTGGGCTCAAAGATCCAGTTGAACCACACGACTACATGCTTTCAATTTATAAGACTTTCTCTACAGCCGAAAAATTGGGGCTAAACGCAAGTTTCTTTCGGTCGTCAAAAGCAGCTAACACTATAGCAAGTTTTGTGGACATCGGACAAG ATGACCTCCCACTCTCCCCCTTGCGACGACAGCAGTATCTGTTTGACGTCTCAACCCTCTCAGACAGAGCTGAGGTGCTGGGGGCTGAGCTGAGGATATACACCAAAGTGTCTGGGAATTTCAGGATGTCGGAAATGGAGCCAGTGGACATTCAGCTACTCTCCTGCCGCTCTCAGCAGCTGCTGGACTCCAGAACGTTGGATCTTCAGGAGTCCCATCGGCCCAGATGGGAGGTGTTGGACGTGTGGGAAATATTTAAGGACAGGGATCACCTCACACACGGGAGACAGTTCTGTCTGGAGGTCAAGGCCATGCTGGACAACCCCGAGAGGGAGCTTGACTTGCATCATCTGGGCTTTCACAGAAATGGTCGCTCACAACAAAAGAAGGCCATTTTAGTTGTGTTCACCAGGTCCAAGAAGAGACAGACCCTTTTCAGtgaaaggagagaaggaaggacatTGATTGGCCCTGGGGaaaaggggaaagagaggggccCTCGTTCTAATTCCAAAGCCAGCCGGAGACGCAGGACGGCGATATTGAAGAATCGCCACGGGAAGAGGCATGGCAAAAAGTCAAAATCGAGATGCAGCAAGAGGCCGTTGCATGTGAACTTCAGAGAGCTGGGCTGGGACGATTGGATCATCGCTCCTCTGGATTACGAGGCGTACCACTGTGAGGGCGTGTGTGACTTTCCTCTGAGGTCACATCTAGAGCCCACAAACCATGCCATCATACAGACCCTTATGAATTCGATGAACCCCAGCAACATGCCTCCTAGCTGCTGTGCCCCGTCCAAACTCAGCCCTATCAGTATTCTCTACATCGACTCAGGAAATAATGTGGTGTATAAGCAGTATGAGGATATGGTGGTTGAGTCGTGTGGTTGTAGGTAA